In the Elizabethkingia bruuniana genome, GTATCAATGTATTCGGAAACTCTTTCAACCTTTGGATGGCAGATGCGCAAACACCGGAAGCCCGTTCTAACTGGATTAAAGTGCTGGATAAGATTATTGCATTGAAACCGTCAATAGTAATCCCTGCACACGGAAAATTGACAGATCCAACAGATTTAACATCTGTGAAGCACACCAAAGATTATATTCTTTTCTATGAAGAAGCGCTAAAAACCAACAGTACTTCAGAAGCATTAATCAAGACGATCAAAGCAAAGTATCCTGCGCTTACTTTTGAAACTGCCCTTCAGATTGGTGCAAAAGTGAACACCGGCGAAATGAAATGGTAACGGGATCATATGAAATCAATAATCTACAGCCTGATAGTTATATTTCTGTTATCAGGCTGTAATTCAAAAAATAATACAGCTATGACCAATTTAGAAATTGTAAAAAGCACTTACGAAGGAAAAACTTCGGAAGAAAACGGAAGAGCATTAGCCGCTCATGTTGCAGAAAATGTACAATGGACTGAAGCAAAAGGCTTCCCGTATGCAGGAACATATACAGGTCTGGAGGAAATTACAAAAAATGTTTTCAGCCGTCTTGGGAGCGAATGGATTGATTACAAATTCACACCGGAAGATTATGTGGCCAGTGATAACAAAGTAGTGGCTTTCGGAACTTATACAGGAATAAATAAAGTGACTAACAAAGCTTTTGTGGCAAGAGTAGCACACATTTGGCATCTGGAGCATGGTAAAATTGTTAAGTTTGAACAGTTTGTAGACAGCAAAACTGTAACGGATGCAATGCAATAAATAAACTGAGTTTCCTGATAATTTGTTTTGTCAGTTATAGGAGCCAGAATACAATTTAAAAATACAAAATGATGAAACTAATATATATAATGGATCCACTTTGTGGATGGTGTTATGGTAACTCAGACAATGTACTGGAATTGTTTGAAAAGTATAAAAACGAAATAAAATTTGAGATTCTTCCCGGCGGAATGTGGGTTGGTGAAAACGTACGAGGACAATCGCCACAAATGGTCAGTTTCTTTCTGCGTCACGATGCAGCAGTTGAAGAACACACCGGAATAGAGTTTGGTAACGCCTACAGAGAGTTGTTGAAACAGGAAATAGTATTGGACAGCGAAATCCCTTCAAGAGCTATTGTGACCATACAGAATATAGCTCCTGAATTAACAGTTCCTTTTATGGTAGCAGTACAAAAAGCAAGGTATTATTTTGGAAAAGATTTGAATCTGGATGAAACTTATCTTTCTGTTGCAGAAGATTTAGGGATCGATGAGCAAACATTTCTTGATTACTTTCACTCTGATAAAGCCAGACGGGAAACCCAAAATACCTTTCAGAAAGCTGTACAATTTGCACAATCTTTCCCTACTATGCTGGTAGAAAATAATGGTAAGTATAAAGTTATCGAACAAGGTTATGCCTCTCTTTCTGATCTTCAACAACGTATTGAAGCATTAAAAAACTAAGCACCTCACTAATAGATTTATTTCAGCATAAGACATTCGGTGTTGCTAATGCTGAAGAAACGTATAAAAGAGACCATATCCCAAAATAGGTCTCTTTTATTTTTTGATCCAGATCATAGTTTTAGCTGTCAGAGCTGTCTAATTTCGCGGCATAATTATTTGTGTATGGCAGAACTTGAAAAAATTATCTGGATTTCTATTATTCTTATTGTTATTATTTCGGTAAAAGACAGGCTGAAACTGGCATTGCCTATTTTATTGGTAGTGGCAGGATTGTTATTAAGTCTTACCCAACTGATACCATCTATAGATATGAGTCCGGAGATGATTTTTTATGTCGTACTTCCACCTATTTTATTCGATGCTGCATGGAATACCTCTATTCCGGATTTCAAAAAAGAGTTGCCAAAAATATCTTTGCTGGCAGTAGGACTGGTATTTATTACCACTACAGTTATTGCTGTTGTTGCCCATAGTATTATTCCCGGATTTACCTGGCCGCTGGCTTTTATATTAGGTGCCATTATATCGCCGCCAGATGCAGTAGCAGCAACCAGTATAACAAGAGATTTGCTGCTTCCTAAAAAACTAATAACCATACTGGAAGGAGAAAGCCTTCTGAATGATGCTTCCGCGCTAATAGCTTATAAATGTGCTGTTACGGCAGTGCTTAGCGGGGTGTTTTCTTTTTGGAATGCAGGTGTACAGTTTGTCAGCATTAGCCTCGGAGGGATTATTATAGGGCTGTCAATCGGTTTTATTTTTCTTAAGATACACCGTTTTCTGAATGGTAACAGCAATACTGAAACTTTTGCCATTGTTCTGTTACCGTTTGCCACTTATAGTTTGGCAGAACATCTGGATTCTTCGGGAGTTCTGGCTGTAGTAGCTCTTGGAATGTTTCTTTCATGGAATTCATTTTCCCTGTTTAGTTCTGTAAGCCGGATTCAGATGGGGCATTTCTGGGATGTTATTATTTTTATCCTCAACGGTTTGGTATTCCTTATCCTCGGAATGCAGCTGCCACAGATTGTTGCAGATATACCACATTCGGAGCTTCCTGTTCTTATTCTTTATGGTTTGTTGATGTTTGGCATTTTGATATTGATCCGGTTGTTGATAACCTTTACTTTTCCCGTGTTTTCCGGAAAGAAAAACGGCTATAAAGATGTTTTGCTGCCACGCTTTCGCAAGGAATATATTATTCTGTCCTGGTCGGGAATGCGTGGGGTAGTGTCACTGGCCGCTGCTTTGGCTTTACCCCTGTATACTAATAATGGTGTACTTATAGAACAACGGAGTACTATATTATTTGTATCATTTGTTGTTATTATTTTTACCCTGCTTATACAGGGACTTACATTACCTAAACTGATAAAGTTGATTAAACCCGCTTCGGAAGAAAAGCAGTATGAAAAGGAACTGAATATCCTTTTAATTGAAAAATCACTTTCCTGTCTACAGACCATGCATCCTCAGGATGAAATGTCACAAGATATTATTGCTACAATGGTTGAAAAGCTAAAAAAGGAAGAATTAGAACTCTTCGGAAACAATGCTGAAAATACAGATGTTATGGCAAAGAAAGAATGGCGGGAAACCTATTTCAGAATAGAATTGGAACTCATAGATTTTCAGCGTAAGGAGCTTGTGAAATGCTATCGTAAAGGAGAATATGAGCTAGAAGAAATACGGAAAAAAGAACAGGAACTGGATTTCTGGACAACGACGGTTTATCATGAGGTAGAATCTCTGAAGGTGTAGTATCAATAGATCCATTGTAATCTAAAATAGAAAAATACAGATGCTGTTCGTTTTTTGACTCAGATCAATGTTTATCTGTTTCGATGTGGTGATCTTTGCTGGCGTAATAATTATGACAGAACTTATATCAAATAAAAACTTACTTAAATGATGGAGCAGAAAATAACTAAAAAGATACGGTCTGTATTTACAGTAAAACATAAAGAATATATTACACCACATCTTATCCGTGTCGTATTTAATATGGATGATGAACAGTCAGAATTGCTGGCCGGTGTAAGACCTGGATCCAATAATAAGATATTTATTCCGGTGGGTAATGATGGACGGGAAACAATAGTAAGAACCTATACCAACCGTAAAATAGATTTGGAGAAAAATGAGCTTAGCGTTGACTTTGTAGCACATGGTGATAATGGTCCTGCATCTGCATGGGCATTGAAGGCAAAAGCCGGAGATCATCTGGGAATCGGAATGAAAGAAAGTTTAAGGCCACTGGTTCCGGAGTCAGATTGTTATTTGCTGGCAGGAGATGCAACGGCTTTACCTGTTATTAGCGTTATCCTGGAGCAGCTTCCTGCAGAAGCAAAAGCAAAGGTTTTTCTGGAAGTCCCCACAAAAGAAGATGAGCTGATGTTGTGTTCTGCAGCCAGTGTAGAAACGGAATGGTTATATAACCAGGCTCCTGAGGAGGGAAGTGATCTGGCAAAACAGGTAAGGGCATTTGAATTTCCGGATGATGATCTGAAAAAGTATGTGTATATCGCTGCAGAATATGCAACAGTAAAAGATTTGCGCAGCTATTACAGAACAGATAAGGGCTGGAATCCCCGTGAAATGTATGCTTGTTCTTATTGGAAGGCAGGAGTTTCAGAAGATGAAGCATCTGAAGATTTGAAGAACTGAAACTAATTAATAACAGAATATTTACAGAACCCGCCTAAAGGGTTTCTGTAGGTATTTATCATTAAAATTAGCTTTTATCTGTTTCAAAAAAAATGCATCAGATAACTTAGTATATATAATTTTTGAAAATCTATTAAAGTTGGTCCCTGTCAGAGTGTATAATTCCGGCAGGGATTTTTAAATTCATAAAAACAGGAAACTTACAGAGTGCAGCAATGTCTTTCTAATTTTATTACATTTGTCTGCTGACCTTATTTAGGATAATTACATGAACGAATTACTCATATCATATATCAAAAGTAAAATATCGGTAACAGAGGAAGAGCTGGATACTATTCTCACTTACTTTAAATGTATTAAGCTTAAAAAAAATGAATTATTGCTTGCTGAAGGGCAGGTTAGTCAGCGTTCTTTTTTCGTAACCAAAGGCTGTCTGCGAATTTTCTTTATCAATGAAGAAGGACAGGAAGCTACACGTTACTTTGCTTTTGAAAATCAGTTTGCCAGTGCATTAGTAAGTTTTATTACAGCTGAAAAATCTAAAGAGTTTATACAGGCGGTAGAGCCTACTGAAGTTTTCTACATCAGCCATAAAGATTTCTACCATCTATTGGAGATTATTCCGCAGTGGGAGAAATTTTACAGAATTTATCTTGAAATTGCATATATAACTAATACCAGACGTCTGATGTCATTCCTCATACAGGATGCATTGGAAAAATACCGCCAGCTGCTGGCAGAAAATCCAATTGTTGTACGCAGGCTTTCCAATAAAATGGTGGCGTCCTATCTTAATATTTCTCAGGAAACTCTTAGCCGCTTAAAATCTAAGTTATAAACCTCCTTTTTTGACACAGGTCAAAGTTTTTAATCTTGTGATAGCGGAATTTTGCAACATGATTTTAAACAAAACCTATGAACATGAAATCTATAATCATCGCACTCGATGAGAGTATTTATTCTCCAATGATCGCCCGGCATGGATTTGAATTGGCTACATCCTTTAACAGTAGAATGACAATACTTTTGATCCGAAATAATGAGGCTGTTGTAAATGCATCACTGGCTAATGCTTCCATAGAGAATAACAGCTCCGGAGCGCAGCTGATAGAGAAAGTCCAGGAGCTTAATAAAATTTTTAATACTGTAGAATGTCATGTAATAATACCGGAAGGTGATCCTTCGGAGGAAATAATCCGGTTTGTTACCAAAAATACCGCCGACTTACTTATTGTTGGTACTCACGGAAGAACGGGACTGGATCACTGGATAAATGGCAGTGTAGCCGAGCAGGTGATCCGACATACTACTATACCAGTACTGGTAATGCCTTACAACCATCAGGCACACTAAATCCTCATAACATAATTGCTTAGTAATAAAAAAATAAACGGGCTAAAAGCCTGCCTGGCGGAGCTATGCTCTGTAATGAACGAAAAATATAAGAAATGAAAACATTAAAAATTCCTTTGAAAGCCCTAAAGGCATCGCTGTTAATGTGTGCCGGAGGAAGTATGATGATGGTAAGTGTACAGGCTCAGTCGAATATTCTTACACTTAATCAGACTATAGAAATGGCGCTTTCTAACAGTAATACACTAAAGCTAAAGCGTTCTGCAATAGATCTTGCGATTAATAAATACAATCAGGCAAAGGATATGTCACTACCAACAGGAAGTATAAGTGGTAGTTTCTCTCATGCAGAAATTCCGGCAAATCATATCAGATTAGGATCTCTGGATTGGACATTGCCGGACAGAGCAGAATCATATAACGGGAATATTGTACTAAGTGAAACTGTGTTCAACGGCTTTAAGCTAAAATATGCAAGAGCTTCTACATTGTTGTTAACAGAGATGGCCAGAACCAATGTGTCTCTTAGTGAAGATGAGGTGATTTATACAGCGGTACAAATGTATTTTGATTTGTATAAAGTAACCCAGAGCCAGAAAATTGTACAGCAGAATATGGCAGCCATAGAAAAGCTGATTCAGCAGGCAGATCAGTTTTACCGCCATGGTGTTGTTACTAAAAACGATGTGTTGCGCTTCAGATTACAGAAATCGGCAATAGAAATCACAGCATCGGATCTGGAAGCCAACCGAAAGATTATATGTTATAATATAGCAGTATTACTCGGATTGCCGGAGGAAACAGATTTAAAATCGGGACAGGTATTGTTAAAAGAAGATGCCCCGGCTCCGCTGAACCAATATGTGAATATGGCTTTTTCGGAAAGGAAAGAGCTGAAGCAAAATGATATGCAATATAAAGTGGAAGAGTTTTCCTTTAAAACGATACAGGCAGATGAACTTCCGAAATTGTCATTAAATGCCGGATTAAAATATCTTCATGCCGGTTTCACATTTATTCCTGCCAACGGAAATTTTATAGCTCCGATTTCAGCGGGGGCTACATTATCCTGGGATTTTTCCTCGCTGTGGATGAATAAAAACAAACGCTCTGAAATAAAAATCCGCCAGCAGCAAACATCGATTGAAAAGAATATCTGGACAGATAAGATTCGTACAGAGGTGAATCAGGCTTATCAGTTATATCAGCGTGCCTTAAATAAAGTAGCATTACTGCATTCTGCCATAGACGAGGCAACGGAAAATGATCGTATGCAGGAAGACCGCTATAAAAATAATGTTACAACAGTTACCGATCGTATAGATGCAGATGCTAAACTTTATCAGGCTCTTACTGATCTGGAAATTGCCCGTGCCGACGCTTCTGTTGCCTGGTACAACTTATTAAAAGTGTCGGGTAAAATATCAACAATTAATCAATAATACTATAAGAAAACAATACTTATGAATATCGAAACAACTCAGACAAAACAGAAAAAATATACAGTACCGGCAATTCTGTTGGTCGTAATTATAGCCGGTAGTATTTTCGGAATAAAACAATATACCTACTACCAGAGTCATGAAGATACCGATGATGCTCAGGTGGATGGTGACCTTAGTGCTGTGGTGGCACGTGTAGGAGGCTATATCAATACTATAAACTTTGAAGATAATCAGCGTGTGACTAAAGGACAGACTTTGGTAACACTGGAAGATCAGGAGTACCGTATTAAATTGGAACAAGCTTTGGCAGCACAAAAGACCGCAGGGTCTAAGATTGGTGTGTCCGAAACTCAGGTATCTGCTACTCATGCTGCATCATTGGGATATAAAGCAAGAATAGAAGAAGCTAAAGCCAGACTATGGCAGGTCAATCAGGATTACGATCGTTATGCAGCACTTGCCAGAAGTGGCTCTGTTCCGCAGCAGACTTTTGATAAGGCTAAGGCAGAACGTGATATTGCTAAAGCAGCTTATATATCTGCTGAAGAGCAATATAAAACGGCAGTAGCACAGATTGGAAATACGCGTTCGGAGCTTAATGTAACGCATACAGCAACAAACCAGCAGCAAACAGATGTAGATTATGCGAAGCTACTGCTATCCTATACGAATATTAAAGCACCTGTTTCCGGGATTGTAACCAAGCGTCGTGTACAAATGGGACAGTTGCTGCAGGTAGGGCAAACGCTGTTTGCGGTTGTAGATGAAAATAACCTCTATGTAACAGCCAACTTCAAAGAAACGCAGATGCAGCATATCCGTCCGGGACAGAAAGCTAAGATTATAGTGGACGCTTATCCGGATGAACCTATAGATGGTGTTGTACACAACTATGCCGGAACTACCAGTGCCAAGATGTCTTTGCTGCCACCGGATAATGCTACAGGGAACTTTGTAAAAGTAGTGCAGCGTATTCCTGTAAAGATTAAAATTAATGCCTCTGCAGAACTTCTTAAAAAGATACGTCCGGGAATGAATGTAGAGGTAAGCGTTGTAACCAAATAATCAGGAAATAATGGCTGAGAAAGGATTTAGAAAATGGATTATAACCTTTACCATGGTATTGTCCTGTATGCTGGAATTTTTGGATACAACTATTGTAAATGTTGCTATACCTCATATTCAAGGGAATATGGGCGCTATATTGGAAGATGTAGCATGGGTATCTACAGGATATGCTGTAGCCAATGTTATTATTTTGCCGATGTCCGGATGGCTGGGAAGCCGCTTTGGGCGTAAGAATTATTTTCTGTTTTCTATTATTTTATTTACAATAGCATCTATGTTGTGCGGTAATTCGCATACATTGACAGAGCTGGTTGTATTCAGAATATTACAGGGGCTTGCAGGAGGCGGGCTAATATCCAATGCACAGGCAATATTACTCGAGACCTGGCCACCGGAGGAAAGAGGAACAGCTACTGCGATATTTGGTTTCGGAGCAGTAGTAGGTCCTACAGTAGCACCTGCACTGGGAGGTTATCTTACGGATCATTTATCGTGGCCATGGGTATTCTATATTAATTTACCATTGGGTATTCTGGCGGCAATACTTACTTATCAGTATGTAAGATCTACACCTAAAGAGAATACAGGCAAACCTGTCGATTGGTGGGGGATTTTGCTCCTTACTGTTGCGGTGGGAAGCTTGCAGACAGTTCTGGAAAAAGGTGAAGAGAAAGACTGGTTTGCAACCAAGTATATTATAGTGCTTACAGTTACTGCAGTCATTGGTATACTCCTGTTTATCTGGCGGGAAACCACAACGGATCATCCAGTTGTAAACCTTAAATTATTCAGGTACAGAAGCTTTTCGGCGGGAATGGTTACTTCTTTTCTTTTCGGGATAGGCTTGTATGGTTCTGTATTTGTTTTTCCTCAGTTTTGCCAGAGCCTTTTGGGATTCTCGGCAGAGCAAACGGGGTTTCTTTTGCTGCCGGGTCAGATATTCACCATAGCCTTAATGCCAACAGTAGGGAAATTATTGAAAAAAGGAGTTCCACCACAGCTCTTTGTTATTGCAGGATTTATATGCTTCTTTATTTTTCCGATGATTATGAGTAAAGCAACATTGTCTTCTGGAAATACGGACTTCTATTTTCCACTTTACTTCAGAGGAATAGGTATTGGATTGTTGTTTGTACCACTTATTACATTGGCTATTAAAGATCTGAAAGGACCTGAGATAGGGCAGGGTGCAGGATTATATAATATGATGCGTCAGTTAGGCGGTTCTTTTGGGATTGCAGGATTAGCAACAGCAATACATATCGGAAAAGGAAAACACCGGAATTATCTACTGGAAAACGTAAATGAATATGGCTCTGCTTACTGGGAAAGAATACAGGATTATATCGTTGGTTTTATGGGGAAAGGTTTCTCTCATTCTGATGCTTCGGAAATGGCATTGCGGGCTGTGGAGGGAACGATTAATAAACAGTCGATGCTGATGGGGTTTACAGATGCCTACCAGTATCTGGGAATCGCTATGCTGTGCTGTATTCCGTTTGTGTTATTACAGGGCTTTAAGAAGACAAAAACAGAAATCCCTGCAGATGCCCATTAATATTATAATAGAAATACATCATACTTAATTATAACCACAACAGTCGCTATAGTTTAATAAAAATAGTATGTCCTTATTTTCCTTTTTGTGTAACGATTGTTAAGCTAAAGTGAGTTAAAACATTTTTGTTTTCTGTTGTGGTTTATTAATCGAAAACGAAAGAGGCAGATGATGGAAACAAAATATAATTCTAAAAATATGTAAAATGAAATCAGAATTAAGAAATATAAACCGGGGCGAAATTGTATATCATAAAAAGATAACAACAACCTCGTGGCATCTTAAAATAAGAACAATTTTCCCAATGGAACTGGATATAGATAAGAATCCCGGATATATAATTCCTGTAATGATTGGTTATAATAACCAAGGTATTCCTGTATTAAGAAGGTTTATGCTGTGGAGTTATGATGCGATGCGTAATATAGCAGATATCACAATTCATCCCAGTCCGGATAAAGAATTGTATAACTGGTTGGGAGATCTGCAAAACGGAAAGATTATTAAATGGATGAACCCCGAGGAAATGGTACTACAGGAATCAAATGCAGAGTGTTATTACCTTATTGGCAATGCCGATGCGCAATCTTTTTTCTACCAGTTCAACAGGAACCTTCCTTTTTCCAGTATGGTTAATAGTTTTGTTTACAGCAGGCATACGGGAGAGTTTTTTCCGGATGTGGA is a window encoding:
- a CDS encoding nuclear transport factor 2 family protein translates to MTNLEIVKSTYEGKTSEENGRALAAHVAENVQWTEAKGFPYAGTYTGLEEITKNVFSRLGSEWIDYKFTPEDYVASDNKVVAFGTYTGINKVTNKAFVARVAHIWHLEHGKIVKFEQFVDSKTVTDAMQ
- a CDS encoding DsbA family protein, producing MMKLIYIMDPLCGWCYGNSDNVLELFEKYKNEIKFEILPGGMWVGENVRGQSPQMVSFFLRHDAAVEEHTGIEFGNAYRELLKQEIVLDSEIPSRAIVTIQNIAPELTVPFMVAVQKARYYFGKDLNLDETYLSVAEDLGIDEQTFLDYFHSDKARRETQNTFQKAVQFAQSFPTMLVENNGKYKVIEQGYASLSDLQQRIEALKN
- a CDS encoding Na+/H+ antiporter, with amino-acid sequence MAELEKIIWISIILIVIISVKDRLKLALPILLVVAGLLLSLTQLIPSIDMSPEMIFYVVLPPILFDAAWNTSIPDFKKELPKISLLAVGLVFITTTVIAVVAHSIIPGFTWPLAFILGAIISPPDAVAATSITRDLLLPKKLITILEGESLLNDASALIAYKCAVTAVLSGVFSFWNAGVQFVSISLGGIIIGLSIGFIFLKIHRFLNGNSNTETFAIVLLPFATYSLAEHLDSSGVLAVVALGMFLSWNSFSLFSSVSRIQMGHFWDVIIFILNGLVFLILGMQLPQIVADIPHSELPVLILYGLLMFGILILIRLLITFTFPVFSGKKNGYKDVLLPRFRKEYIILSWSGMRGVVSLAAALALPLYTNNGVLIEQRSTILFVSFVVIIFTLLIQGLTLPKLIKLIKPASEEKQYEKELNILLIEKSLSCLQTMHPQDEMSQDIIATMVEKLKKEELELFGNNAENTDVMAKKEWRETYFRIELELIDFQRKELVKCYRKGEYELEEIRKKEQELDFWTTTVYHEVESLKV
- a CDS encoding siderophore-interacting protein → MMEQKITKKIRSVFTVKHKEYITPHLIRVVFNMDDEQSELLAGVRPGSNNKIFIPVGNDGRETIVRTYTNRKIDLEKNELSVDFVAHGDNGPASAWALKAKAGDHLGIGMKESLRPLVPESDCYLLAGDATALPVISVILEQLPAEAKAKVFLEVPTKEDELMLCSAASVETEWLYNQAPEEGSDLAKQVRAFEFPDDDLKKYVYIAAEYATVKDLRSYYRTDKGWNPREMYACSYWKAGVSEDEASEDLKN
- a CDS encoding Crp/Fnr family transcriptional regulator — translated: MNELLISYIKSKISVTEEELDTILTYFKCIKLKKNELLLAEGQVSQRSFFVTKGCLRIFFINEEGQEATRYFAFENQFASALVSFITAEKSKEFIQAVEPTEVFYISHKDFYHLLEIIPQWEKFYRIYLEIAYITNTRRLMSFLIQDALEKYRQLLAENPIVVRRLSNKMVASYLNISQETLSRLKSKL
- a CDS encoding universal stress protein codes for the protein MKSIIIALDESIYSPMIARHGFELATSFNSRMTILLIRNNEAVVNASLANASIENNSSGAQLIEKVQELNKIFNTVECHVIIPEGDPSEEIIRFVTKNTADLLIVGTHGRTGLDHWINGSVAEQVIRHTTIPVLVMPYNHQAH
- a CDS encoding TolC family protein, whose translation is MKTLKIPLKALKASLLMCAGGSMMMVSVQAQSNILTLNQTIEMALSNSNTLKLKRSAIDLAINKYNQAKDMSLPTGSISGSFSHAEIPANHIRLGSLDWTLPDRAESYNGNIVLSETVFNGFKLKYARASTLLLTEMARTNVSLSEDEVIYTAVQMYFDLYKVTQSQKIVQQNMAAIEKLIQQADQFYRHGVVTKNDVLRFRLQKSAIEITASDLEANRKIICYNIAVLLGLPEETDLKSGQVLLKEDAPAPLNQYVNMAFSERKELKQNDMQYKVEEFSFKTIQADELPKLSLNAGLKYLHAGFTFIPANGNFIAPISAGATLSWDFSSLWMNKNKRSEIKIRQQQTSIEKNIWTDKIRTEVNQAYQLYQRALNKVALLHSAIDEATENDRMQEDRYKNNVTTVTDRIDADAKLYQALTDLEIARADASVAWYNLLKVSGKISTINQ
- a CDS encoding HlyD family secretion protein is translated as MNIETTQTKQKKYTVPAILLVVIIAGSIFGIKQYTYYQSHEDTDDAQVDGDLSAVVARVGGYINTINFEDNQRVTKGQTLVTLEDQEYRIKLEQALAAQKTAGSKIGVSETQVSATHAASLGYKARIEEAKARLWQVNQDYDRYAALARSGSVPQQTFDKAKAERDIAKAAYISAEEQYKTAVAQIGNTRSELNVTHTATNQQQTDVDYAKLLLSYTNIKAPVSGIVTKRRVQMGQLLQVGQTLFAVVDENNLYVTANFKETQMQHIRPGQKAKIIVDAYPDEPIDGVVHNYAGTTSAKMSLLPPDNATGNFVKVVQRIPVKIKINASAELLKKIRPGMNVEVSVVTK
- a CDS encoding DHA2 family efflux MFS transporter permease subunit — protein: MAEKGFRKWIITFTMVLSCMLEFLDTTIVNVAIPHIQGNMGAILEDVAWVSTGYAVANVIILPMSGWLGSRFGRKNYFLFSIILFTIASMLCGNSHTLTELVVFRILQGLAGGGLISNAQAILLETWPPEERGTATAIFGFGAVVGPTVAPALGGYLTDHLSWPWVFYINLPLGILAAILTYQYVRSTPKENTGKPVDWWGILLLTVAVGSLQTVLEKGEEKDWFATKYIIVLTVTAVIGILLFIWRETTTDHPVVNLKLFRYRSFSAGMVTSFLFGIGLYGSVFVFPQFCQSLLGFSAEQTGFLLLPGQIFTIALMPTVGKLLKKGVPPQLFVIAGFICFFIFPMIMSKATLSSGNTDFYFPLYFRGIGIGLLFVPLITLAIKDLKGPEIGQGAGLYNMMRQLGGSFGIAGLATAIHIGKGKHRNYLLENVNEYGSAYWERIQDYIVGFMGKGFSHSDASEMALRAVEGTINKQSMLMGFTDAYQYLGIAMLCCIPFVLLQGFKKTKTEIPADAH
- a CDS encoding siderophore-interacting protein, which gives rise to MKSELRNINRGEIVYHKKITTTSWHLKIRTIFPMELDIDKNPGYIIPVMIGYNNQGIPVLRRFMLWSYDAMRNIADITIHPSPDKELYNWLGDLQNGKIIKWMNPEEMVLQESNAECYYLIGNADAQSFFYQFNRNLPFSSMVNSFVYSRHTGEFFPDVDGSYPLNYHIVYPYSPERVLDLFRSDFIKTSKDFKVILAGNDEVNKLFTNFFKKEWETREDQVRIVNFNNPY